The following proteins come from a genomic window of Natrinema saccharevitans:
- a CDS encoding AI-2E family transporter — translation MSDSPDPPDWLVKRPGLTLLALASALLALFVLLPYLQYVLFGVVLAYILFPVQRRLETYVTPTVAALAVVTATLLVVLLPLMYVLSLAVGQSLRLVRSIRQGEIDVETIESVLERNGYAVDLVELYESNQGRIATAVQEVTNGAIELLGSLPSMFIGLTVTLFVLFALLRDGERLVSWLRWVLPIEDDVLDELEVGLDRLMWASVVGNVAVAAIQSVMLGVGLLIAGVPAVIFLTVATFILTLLPLVGAFGIWIPATIYLVAMGRLSAGVAMFVYGLVVTFSDSYLRPALIGRSSAFNSAIVVVGIFGGLIVFGAVGLFIGPVVLGGAKLTLDCFARARTDDPIDGATPDAGGLATGSEGDADSSGADGDS, via the coding sequence ATGTCCGACAGTCCCGATCCCCCGGACTGGCTCGTCAAGCGGCCGGGATTGACCCTGCTCGCGCTGGCGAGCGCCCTTCTCGCACTGTTCGTTCTGCTGCCGTATCTTCAGTACGTCCTCTTCGGGGTCGTCCTCGCGTACATCCTGTTTCCGGTCCAGCGGCGTCTCGAGACCTACGTCACGCCGACGGTCGCGGCGCTTGCGGTCGTGACGGCGACCCTGCTCGTCGTATTGTTGCCCCTGATGTACGTCCTCTCGCTCGCTGTCGGCCAGTCGCTCCGACTCGTCCGGTCGATCAGGCAAGGCGAGATCGACGTCGAGACGATCGAGTCCGTCCTCGAGCGCAACGGGTACGCCGTCGATCTCGTCGAACTGTACGAGTCGAACCAGGGCCGGATCGCGACGGCCGTTCAGGAGGTCACGAACGGAGCGATCGAACTCTTGGGCAGTCTGCCGAGTATGTTCATCGGCCTGACCGTCACGCTGTTCGTCCTCTTTGCCCTGTTGCGTGACGGAGAGCGGCTCGTCTCGTGGCTCCGGTGGGTGTTGCCGATCGAGGACGACGTCCTCGACGAACTCGAGGTCGGGCTGGACCGGCTGATGTGGGCGTCGGTCGTCGGAAACGTCGCCGTCGCTGCCATTCAGTCGGTGATGCTCGGTGTCGGGCTGCTGATCGCCGGCGTTCCGGCAGTCATCTTCCTGACCGTCGCGACGTTCATCCTCACGCTGCTTCCGTTGGTCGGGGCCTTCGGGATCTGGATCCCGGCGACCATCTATCTGGTCGCGATGGGGCGACTGAGCGCCGGCGTCGCGATGTTCGTCTACGGGTTGGTCGTCACGTTCTCGGACTCCTACCTCCGACCCGCGCTGATTGGCCGGTCCAGTGCTTTCAACTCCGCGATCGTAGTCGTCGGCATCTTCGGCGGCCTCATCGTCTTCGGTGCCGTTGGCCTTTTCATCGGACCCGTCGTCCTCGGCGGGGCGAAACTCACCCTCGACTGCTTCGCGCGCGCTCGAACGGACGACCCAATCGACGGGGCCACACCCGATGCCGGCGGGCTGGCCACCGGTTCCGAGGGGGACGCCGACTCGAGCGGTGCGGACGGCGATTCCTGA
- the gcvPA gene encoding aminomethyl-transferring glycine dehydrogenase subunit GcvPA, with product MHGSHATGSPYAPHTEEDRTAMLEAVGADSVEDLFDVPAEVSFDGRFDIDARSERETRRLVRSLLGRNDEVTELLGRGHYGYYVPSLVDHLADRSEFLTSYTQYQPEVSQGFLQALFEYQSLLVELTGLPVANCSMYDAATALGEAATLSDRVRDTTGHRVLVPELLREERRSTLENYVAGTDLAVETYPVEDAGVDRAGLEAIADEEVVMIYAENPTVRGTIEEALEAVGDLAASNDALFVLGSDPIALSLLERPADVGADVVVGDASVLGLPTSYGMGMGLFATREEYLRQVPGRLVGASEDATDRRAYTLTLQTREQHIRRERATSNICTNQAWIALRTAMHAAVLGPSGMVDLAERDVRRARDLATRLDDLVGVKAPVHDRHHLREFVARVDQPARAVASDLEKRGFAVHVVGDHEIQVCVAGVPDERLNRFVAALEGVIR from the coding sequence ATGCACGGATCACACGCCACGGGGAGCCCGTACGCTCCCCACACGGAGGAGGACCGCACGGCGATGCTCGAGGCGGTCGGCGCGGACTCCGTCGAGGACCTCTTCGACGTGCCGGCCGAGGTCTCGTTCGACGGCCGCTTCGACATCGACGCGCGATCGGAACGGGAAACGCGGCGGCTGGTACGCTCGCTGTTGGGCCGTAACGACGAGGTGACCGAACTGCTCGGGCGGGGCCACTACGGCTACTACGTGCCGTCGCTGGTCGATCACCTCGCGGACCGCTCGGAGTTTCTGACCTCCTACACGCAGTACCAGCCCGAGGTGTCCCAGGGGTTCCTGCAGGCCCTGTTCGAGTACCAGTCGCTGCTGGTCGAGCTGACCGGGCTCCCGGTCGCAAACTGCTCGATGTACGACGCCGCGACGGCGCTCGGCGAGGCCGCCACGCTGTCCGATCGCGTCCGCGATACCACGGGCCATCGAGTTCTCGTCCCCGAACTGCTTCGCGAGGAGCGCCGCAGTACGCTCGAGAACTACGTCGCCGGCACCGACCTCGCGGTCGAGACCTATCCGGTCGAGGACGCCGGTGTCGACCGCGCGGGTCTCGAGGCCATCGCCGACGAGGAGGTCGTCATGATCTACGCCGAGAACCCCACCGTCCGGGGGACGATCGAGGAAGCACTCGAGGCTGTCGGCGACCTCGCCGCGTCCAACGACGCCCTCTTCGTCCTCGGCTCGGACCCGATCGCGCTCTCCCTGCTCGAGCGGCCCGCCGACGTCGGCGCGGACGTCGTCGTCGGCGACGCCAGCGTCTTGGGGCTCCCGACGAGCTACGGGATGGGGATGGGCCTGTTCGCGACGCGGGAAGAGTATCTCCGGCAGGTTCCCGGCCGGCTCGTCGGGGCCAGCGAGGACGCGACCGACCGGCGAGCGTACACGCTGACGCTCCAGACCCGCGAACAGCACATCCGCCGGGAGCGGGCCACGAGCAACATCTGCACGAACCAAGCCTGGATCGCGCTCCGGACCGCGATGCACGCCGCCGTCCTCGGCCCGAGTGGCATGGTCGACCTCGCGGAGCGCGACGTCCGGCGCGCCCGCGACCTCGCGACCCGGCTCGACGACCTCGTCGGCGTCAAAGCGCCGGTCCACGACCGCCACCACCTCCGGGAGTTCGTCGCCCGCGTCGACCAGCCCGCTCGCGCCGTCGCATCGGACCTCGAGAAACGGGGCTTCGCGGTCCACGTCGTCGGCGATCACGAGATCCAGGTCTGCGTCGCCGGCGTCCCCGACGAGCGGCTGAATCGCTTCGTCGCGGCGCTCGAGGGGGTGATCCGATGA
- the gcvPB gene encoding aminomethyl-transferring glycine dehydrogenase subunit GcvPB: MSDERPDDPQVRYDQARYVENGEYEPLLSEKDLTRVEIGGGDEDAADGESPLPDDLTRDSLELPDLSEPELARHYTRLSQMIYGIDSGPYPLGSCTMKYNPKFTEDVAALPSAAVHPDRSAESIQGTLELLYRLQDYLGRIGGMDAVTLQPPAGAAGEFVGIRVAAAYHEHNGEGHRDEVIVPESAHGTNFATAALGGYDVVSLPSDDEGRVDLEALEAALSENTAALMLTNPNTLGLFERDITEIAELVHDAGGLLYYDGANLNALLGRARPGDMGFDVMHYNVHKTFATPHGGGGPGAGPVGVVDDLAPFLPAPRVRQRDAESTGGEPRYELFEPDHTIGKVHGFHGNWLVLLKTFAYIARLGDEGLADASASAVLNANYLAEQIEYDVPYGPFHHEFVASAGEQDAADVAKRMLDYGVHPPTTKWPEIVPEALMTEPTEVESKDTLDRLAAAFNAVADEDDATLADAPERTTARRIDQTSAARSPRLSWQQLEDDE, encoded by the coding sequence ATGAGCGACGAGCGGCCGGACGACCCGCAGGTGCGGTACGATCAGGCCCGCTACGTCGAGAACGGTGAGTACGAACCGCTGCTCTCGGAAAAGGACCTGACGCGGGTCGAGATCGGCGGCGGTGACGAGGACGCGGCCGACGGCGAATCGCCGCTGCCCGACGACCTCACCCGCGACTCGCTCGAGCTACCGGACCTCTCCGAACCCGAACTGGCGCGCCACTACACGCGGCTCTCCCAGATGATCTACGGGATCGACAGCGGGCCCTACCCGCTGGGGTCGTGTACGATGAAGTACAACCCGAAGTTCACCGAGGACGTGGCCGCACTGCCGTCGGCCGCGGTTCATCCCGACCGCTCGGCGGAGTCGATCCAGGGGACCCTCGAACTGCTCTATCGGCTGCAGGACTATCTCGGCCGAATCGGCGGTATGGACGCGGTGACGCTGCAGCCGCCCGCCGGGGCCGCCGGCGAGTTCGTCGGCATTCGCGTCGCGGCGGCCTACCACGAACACAACGGCGAGGGCCACCGCGACGAAGTCATCGTCCCCGAGAGCGCCCACGGCACCAACTTCGCGACCGCCGCTCTGGGCGGCTACGACGTCGTTTCCCTGCCCAGTGACGACGAGGGACGGGTCGACCTCGAGGCGCTCGAGGCGGCCCTCTCGGAGAACACTGCGGCGCTGATGCTGACCAACCCGAACACGCTCGGACTCTTCGAGCGCGACATCACCGAGATCGCCGAGTTGGTCCACGACGCGGGCGGACTGCTCTACTACGACGGGGCGAACTTGAACGCCCTGCTCGGCCGCGCGCGGCCGGGCGACATGGGCTTCGACGTGATGCACTACAACGTCCACAAGACGTTCGCGACGCCCCACGGCGGCGGCGGGCCGGGTGCCGGGCCGGTCGGCGTCGTCGACGACCTCGCCCCCTTCCTGCCGGCACCCCGTGTCCGGCAGCGCGACGCCGAGTCGACGGGTGGCGAGCCCCGGTACGAACTCTTCGAACCCGACCACACCATCGGCAAGGTCCACGGCTTCCACGGCAACTGGCTGGTGCTGCTCAAGACCTTCGCCTACATCGCGCGGCTCGGCGACGAGGGGCTGGCCGACGCCAGCGCCTCCGCAGTGCTGAACGCGAACTACCTCGCGGAGCAAATCGAGTATGACGTCCCCTACGGCCCCTTCCACCACGAGTTCGTCGCCAGCGCCGGCGAGCAGGACGCCGCCGACGTGGCCAAGCGGATGCTCGACTACGGCGTCCACCCGCCGACGACCAAGTGGCCCGAGATCGTCCCCGAGGCACTGATGACCGAGCCGACCGAGGTCGAGAGCAAGGACACCTTGGACCGGCTCGCCGCCGCGTTCAACGCCGTCGCCGACGAGGACGACGCGACGCTCGCTGACGCCCCAGAACGCACGACTGCCCGTCGAATCGACCAGACCAGCGCCGCGCGGAGCCCGCGGCTGTCGTGGCAGCAACTCGAGGACGACGAGTAG
- a CDS encoding DUF7838 family putative zinc beta-ribbon protein, which produces MAMELDHECPNCGEEKTFYRAASTMLHLGEKVKWHCPDCDYGFVRIGDNGTAVDSSTA; this is translated from the coding sequence ATGGCTATGGAACTCGACCACGAGTGCCCCAACTGCGGGGAAGAAAAGACCTTCTACCGCGCCGCCAGCACGATGTTGCACCTCGGCGAGAAGGTCAAGTGGCACTGCCCGGACTGTGACTACGGCTTCGTCCGGATCGGCGACAACGGGACCGCCGTCGACTCGAGTACGGCGTAG
- a CDS encoding cob(I)yrinic acid a,c-diamide adenosyltransferase produces MSIYTGRGDDGETDLRDMSRVSKASARIEAYGTVDELNALLGTIRPTDYDDVNDHLSAIQNHLHIVQADFANPDPDEDDPAIRSDHVETVEDWIDAYDEELEPLTSFVLPTGSEDGAALHHARTVCRRAERRAVALAGEEQINEDAVQYLNRLSDGLFTIARVVNARDGEPEESPEY; encoded by the coding sequence ATGTCGATCTACACCGGCCGCGGCGACGACGGGGAGACGGACCTCCGCGACATGAGCCGCGTCTCGAAAGCGAGCGCCCGCATCGAGGCCTACGGGACCGTCGACGAACTCAACGCTTTACTCGGGACGATCCGTCCAACCGACTACGACGACGTCAACGACCACCTGTCGGCGATCCAGAACCACCTCCACATCGTGCAAGCCGACTTCGCCAACCCCGACCCCGACGAGGACGACCCCGCGATCCGGTCCGACCACGTCGAGACCGTCGAGGACTGGATCGACGCCTACGACGAGGAACTCGAGCCGCTGACCTCGTTCGTCCTGCCGACCGGCAGCGAGGACGGGGCCGCGCTCCATCACGCCCGGACGGTCTGTCGGCGCGCCGAGCGCCGCGCGGTCGCACTCGCCGGCGAGGAGCAGATCAACGAGGACGCGGTGCAGTATCTCAACCGGCTCTCGGACGGTCTGTTCACGATCGCGCGCGTCGTCAACGCCCGCGACGGCGAACCCGAAGAGTCGCCGGAGTACTGA
- a CDS encoding DoxX family protein: MAFESGLAAVVLLAGRLLFGGLIIYQGIDHLLAPDAMAGYAEAKGVPAPKFGVVASGVLLVLAGFGLVLGVYPVLAAGALAVFFLVVTPFMHDFWAVPEDQKQDELTHFTKNVELFAASLLVLVLASQPWGYALNVGL, from the coding sequence ATGGCCTTCGAGAGCGGCCTCGCCGCCGTCGTGTTGCTCGCCGGCCGATTGCTGTTCGGCGGCCTGATAATCTATCAGGGAATCGACCACTTACTCGCGCCGGACGCGATGGCCGGCTACGCCGAAGCCAAGGGCGTCCCGGCACCGAAGTTCGGCGTCGTTGCCTCGGGCGTCCTCCTCGTTCTCGCGGGGTTCGGCCTCGTTCTCGGCGTCTACCCCGTCCTCGCGGCGGGAGCGCTGGCCGTCTTCTTCCTCGTCGTGACCCCGTTCATGCACGATTTCTGGGCAGTTCCCGAGGACCAGAAACAGGACGAGCTGACCCACTTCACCAAGAACGTCGAACTGTTCGCCGCGTCGCTGCTCGTGCTAGTGCTTGCGAGCCAGCCGTGGGGCTACGCGCTGAACGTCGGCCTGTAG
- a CDS encoding adenine deaminase C-terminal domain-containing protein, with protein MNELQPVALEREGATADVVVEGGRVYRSNRRDFRNLDVAIVGDRIAAVLADADSVTGPETTVVSAADSVVLPGLIDAHTHADIQLLFDREVPHLLASGTTSIVTESSGLGLLFGSRGVETFLERTADAPVSAYVSLPPQDFVDTFEPATGTPAELEALSDLLDHERVVGVGEIDWIHVVGRDAPVENLYERTRDRDLPIVGHGAGCRGESLRAFATVVDNDHEAISADGIRERAESGIHVVGRCGSIREDLPALIEAFPDLDPGSVSLSTDGVWPGDLLEGFGMAEIVRRLLDAGIEPADAIDAASRNTAAHFGLEDRGVVAPGAVADLLVVDDLESMAVETVLSEGEVVVADGEPLVDARTDPYPDYVYDTVSVDVSPERFTAPLAAAPGGSVRAMAVDRGLVTTETTADAAVVDGPDNSSCRLGPDPENDVLTATIFDRDPTTDERGFTGFLTGFGLESGALATSAVWEATGLVTVAADTDDAVVAADRVASLGGGFAIARDGEVVADLAMPVAGAAAELPPEQFAAAFEALEDALREGGVDIDWPLLTAQTLTFPGVPTLKLTASGYADVLARAVVGLESETDTDD; from the coding sequence ATGAACGAGTTACAGCCGGTCGCGCTCGAGCGCGAGGGGGCGACCGCCGACGTAGTCGTCGAGGGTGGGCGGGTGTACCGCTCGAACCGCCGGGACTTCCGCAATCTCGACGTCGCGATCGTCGGCGACAGGATCGCCGCCGTGCTCGCGGACGCCGATTCGGTCACCGGCCCCGAGACGACGGTCGTCTCGGCGGCCGACAGCGTCGTCCTTCCGGGATTGATCGACGCCCACACCCACGCCGACATCCAGTTGCTGTTCGATCGCGAAGTGCCCCACCTGCTCGCGTCGGGGACTACCTCGATCGTCACCGAAAGCTCCGGACTGGGGCTGCTCTTTGGCAGCCGCGGCGTCGAGACCTTCCTCGAGCGAACCGCCGACGCGCCCGTCTCGGCCTACGTCTCCCTGCCGCCACAGGACTTCGTCGACACCTTCGAACCGGCGACGGGGACGCCGGCCGAACTCGAGGCGCTCTCCGACCTGCTGGATCACGAGCGGGTCGTCGGCGTCGGCGAGATCGACTGGATCCACGTCGTCGGCCGCGACGCGCCGGTCGAGAACCTCTACGAGCGCACTCGCGACCGCGACCTTCCGATCGTCGGTCACGGCGCTGGCTGTCGGGGCGAGTCGCTGCGCGCGTTCGCGACCGTCGTCGACAACGATCACGAGGCGATCTCTGCCGACGGGATCCGCGAGCGAGCCGAGAGTGGGATCCACGTCGTCGGCCGCTGTGGCTCGATCCGGGAGGACCTGCCGGCGCTGATCGAGGCGTTTCCGGACCTCGATCCGGGGAGCGTCTCGCTGTCGACCGACGGCGTCTGGCCCGGCGACTTACTCGAGGGCTTCGGAATGGCCGAGATCGTTCGCCGACTGCTCGACGCCGGGATCGAACCCGCCGACGCGATCGACGCCGCGAGCCGGAACACCGCCGCCCACTTCGGACTCGAGGATCGGGGCGTCGTCGCGCCCGGTGCCGTCGCCGACCTCCTCGTCGTGGACGACCTCGAGTCGATGGCCGTCGAGACGGTCCTCTCCGAGGGCGAGGTCGTCGTCGCCGACGGCGAGCCCCTCGTCGACGCCAGGACCGACCCCTACCCCGACTACGTCTACGACACCGTCTCGGTCGACGTCTCGCCCGAGCGGTTCACCGCGCCGCTCGCAGCCGCGCCCGGAGGTTCCGTTCGCGCGATGGCGGTCGATCGCGGGCTCGTGACGACCGAGACGACCGCCGACGCCGCCGTCGTCGACGGTCCGGACAACTCGAGCTGCCGACTCGGCCCCGACCCGGAGAACGACGTCCTCACCGCGACGATCTTCGATCGCGACCCGACGACCGACGAGCGGGGCTTCACCGGTTTCCTCACGGGCTTCGGCCTCGAGTCGGGAGCCCTCGCGACCTCGGCCGTCTGGGAGGCGACCGGGCTGGTGACCGTCGCCGCGGACACCGACGACGCCGTCGTCGCCGCCGACCGCGTCGCCTCGCTGGGCGGCGGGTTCGCAATCGCCCGCGACGGCGAGGTGGTCGCCGACCTCGCCATGCCGGTCGCCGGGGCCGCCGCCGAACTCCCGCCCGAGCAGTTCGCCGCCGCGTTCGAGGCGCTCGAGGATGCCCTCCGCGAGGGCGGCGTCGACATCGACTGGCCGCTGTTGACTGCCCAGACGCTGACCTTCCCCGGGGTCCCGACGCTGAAGCTTACGGCGTCGGGCTACGCCGACGTGTTGGCTCGGGCCGTCGTCGGCCTCGAGTCCGAGACGGACACCGACGACTGA
- a CDS encoding DUF7553 family protein — MNNHFHDSRYYLARAAEHARLGVAETLSPYVDRVRSRLGLAVEAESEPSRLEGVRDEAIGLERRAAMRIRGVVGGVRGRVDGGRSSDADDR; from the coding sequence ATGAACAACCACTTCCACGACAGCCGGTATTACCTCGCTCGCGCCGCCGAACACGCTCGTCTGGGCGTTGCGGAAACGCTCAGCCCCTACGTCGATCGCGTCCGATCACGGCTCGGACTCGCGGTCGAAGCAGAGTCCGAACCGAGTCGGCTCGAGGGGGTTCGGGACGAGGCGATCGGCCTCGAGCGGCGTGCTGCGATGCGGATTCGTGGCGTCGTTGGCGGTGTGCGTGGGCGGGTCGATGGTGGTCGCTCGAGCGACGCCGACGACCGCTGA
- a CDS encoding alpha/beta fold hydrolase: MNGPAGNDVREWIAERSRRRVAIHALAVVAVLVILAGMGFYAYFGIFAHHAPEDVREAARADANVSVTEAYGGYVVSDADSDADRLGLVFYPGGRVAPDAYLPTATRIAERADATVVIPKMRTNLAVFSQGRTDAVVDGESQVSRWVVGGHSLGGSMACRYAGNNGDTVDGIVLVGSYCDRPIEETQTVAVLGTRDAVLDRDRFAANRDNLPPDHSISRIEGMNHSQAGWYSGQRGGQPARISTPEAHRRLATEIADWLCRDLDHCADG; the protein is encoded by the coding sequence TCGCGGAGCGGTCACGACGGCGCGTCGCGATCCACGCCCTCGCGGTTGTCGCAGTCCTCGTCATTCTGGCTGGTATGGGGTTCTACGCGTACTTCGGCATCTTCGCCCACCACGCACCCGAAGACGTTCGAGAGGCCGCTCGAGCGGACGCGAACGTCAGCGTGACGGAGGCCTACGGTGGGTACGTCGTATCGGACGCCGACTCCGACGCCGACCGGCTGGGACTCGTGTTCTATCCGGGCGGACGGGTTGCGCCCGACGCGTATCTTCCGACAGCGACTCGGATCGCCGAGCGCGCGGACGCCACAGTCGTGATCCCGAAGATGCGAACGAACCTCGCGGTCTTCTCTCAGGGTCGCACCGACGCGGTCGTCGACGGCGAATCGCAGGTCTCTCGATGGGTCGTCGGCGGCCACTCGCTCGGCGGCTCGATGGCGTGTCGGTATGCCGGAAATAACGGCGACACAGTCGACGGGATCGTCCTCGTCGGCTCGTACTGCGATCGACCGATCGAGGAGACGCAGACGGTAGCCGTTCTCGGCACTCGAGACGCGGTACTCGACCGTGACCGGTTCGCAGCCAACCGCGACAACCTCCCGCCGGACCACAGCATCAGCCGTATCGAAGGCATGAATCACTCACAGGCAGGGTGGTACAGCGGCCAGCGCGGCGGCCAGCCGGCACGGATTTCGACTCCAGAGGCCCACCGAAGACTCGCGACGGAGATCGCCGACTGGCTCTGTCGTGACCTCGACCACTGTGCGGACGGCTAA